A single genomic interval of Luteitalea sp. harbors:
- a CDS encoding cyclic nucleotide-binding domain-containing protein gives MRARPLGRAYRTRVCRPDPSIGRRADMQTDAPSDLSRSRIFDGLTENERATWLSESLACQVRRGETLARQGEPAHCFYLVETGFLKLVQVTADGRELIVRFVGPREPFAGIVALDQADYPVTALAVESTRMRAWPRDVLMRLLERFPVVRTNIMREIARHMNDALTRVRELTTDRVGQRLAHTLLRLMRQCGQPTPDGILISHPLTRQELAALTGTTLYTVSRTLSQWEAEGLLRSERRRLLVRSPRGLETLSRSDDD, from the coding sequence ATGAGGGCCCGACCTTTAGGGCGAGCGTACCGCACGAGGGTTTGTAGGCCCGACCCCTCGATCGGGCGCCGGGCAGATATGCAGACGGACGCACCGTCCGATCTCAGTCGGTCGCGCATCTTCGACGGCCTCACCGAGAACGAGCGCGCGACATGGCTGAGTGAGTCACTTGCGTGTCAGGTGCGGCGCGGGGAAACCCTCGCCCGGCAGGGTGAGCCCGCGCACTGCTTCTATTTGGTTGAGACTGGCTTCTTGAAGCTCGTGCAGGTGACGGCCGACGGTCGCGAGCTGATTGTGCGTTTCGTCGGTCCCCGTGAGCCATTTGCTGGCATTGTGGCCCTTGACCAGGCCGACTATCCGGTGACGGCGCTCGCAGTCGAATCGACGCGCATGCGTGCGTGGCCGCGTGACGTGCTCATGCGGCTGCTCGAGCGCTTCCCCGTGGTGCGCACGAACATCATGCGCGAAATCGCGCGGCACATGAACGATGCGCTCACGCGCGTCCGGGAGTTGACGACCGATCGCGTTGGCCAGCGGTTGGCCCACACGTTGCTCCGCCTGATGCGGCAGTGCGGCCAGCCCACGCCGGATGGCATTCTGATCAGCCACCCGTTGACCCGGCAGGAGCTTGCCGCGCTCACGGGCACGACCCTCTACACGGTGAGCCGCACGCTGTCGCAATGGGAAGCCGAGGGCCTGCTGCGCTCCGAACGCCGCCGCCTACTCGTACGCTCACCCCGCGGCCTCGAAACGCTGTCGCGCAGCGACGATGACTGA
- a CDS encoding multicopper oxidase domain-containing protein — protein MILAVVGGVATLVAGVLLVRTETAPRQSPDAKVFGSAPAIVFQEDYNGPPVTGRNVTRAPALAPLQAGNTTHHVRIDVVAAEIEVAPGVRYQAWTFGGTVPGPVLHVRQGDRVVFTMKNRSDTAVTVTKPSADASPFLRDLPRDKLQKPTPAVAPMPHSMDFHAGTVAPNDKWRMIQPGESIRFEWVANYPGVYLYHCGVAPVLMHLAMGQYGVVVVSPRQGFPTDDLVDRHYVVVQSEFYLKPSDGDLHVLDFDRAIAKQPSQVAFNGHTQALTQSPLVANVGERVRLYVQNVGPSDGSSLHMVGAIFDRVFFEGNPRNEWTGLQTVPFGASNGAVVELIAPEEGTYILVDHEFADAQRGAIGYLQVRSPSGQTTERRPTMQH, from the coding sequence ATGATCCTGGCCGTGGTCGGTGGCGTGGCCACGCTTGTCGCGGGCGTTCTGCTGGTCAGGACCGAGACGGCGCCGCGGCAATCACCGGACGCCAAGGTGTTCGGTTCGGCGCCGGCCATCGTGTTTCAGGAGGACTACAACGGCCCGCCTGTCACCGGGCGCAACGTGACGCGGGCACCGGCGCTCGCACCGCTTCAGGCGGGCAACACCACGCACCACGTGCGGATCGACGTGGTCGCCGCCGAAATCGAGGTCGCGCCGGGCGTTCGATACCAGGCGTGGACATTCGGCGGCACGGTGCCCGGCCCCGTGCTGCACGTGCGTCAAGGCGATCGCGTGGTCTTCACGATGAAGAATCGTAGCGACACGGCGGTGACGGTCACCAAACCGTCGGCCGATGCGTCGCCGTTCCTCCGCGACCTCCCGCGCGACAAGCTCCAGAAGCCGACGCCGGCCGTGGCGCCGATGCCGCACTCCATGGACTTCCACGCCGGCACCGTCGCGCCGAACGACAAATGGCGCATGATCCAGCCTGGCGAGAGCATCCGTTTCGAGTGGGTGGCGAACTATCCCGGCGTGTATCTCTATCACTGCGGTGTCGCACCGGTGCTCATGCACCTGGCGATGGGGCAGTATGGCGTGGTGGTCGTCAGCCCGCGCCAAGGATTCCCGACTGACGACCTGGTGGACCGTCACTACGTGGTTGTGCAGTCGGAGTTCTATCTGAAGCCGAGTGACGGCGACCTGCACGTGCTCGACTTCGACCGCGCGATCGCGAAACAGCCGTCGCAGGTGGCGTTCAACGGACACACACAAGCGCTTACCCAGTCGCCGCTCGTGGCGAACGTCGGCGAGCGCGTCCGCCTCTACGTCCAGAACGTCGGACCGTCAGATGGCTCGAGCCTGCACATGGTCGGGGCAATCTTCGACCGCGTCTTCTTCGAGGGCAATCCGCGCAACGAGTGGACCGGCCTGCAGACCGTGCCCTTTGGTGCCAGCAACGGCGCCGTGGTCGAGCTCATCGCGCCCGAGGAAGGCACCTACATCCTGGTCGACCATGAGTTTGCCGACGCGCAGCGTGGCGCCATTGGGTATCTCCAGGTGCGCTCGCCTTCAGGGCAAACGACTGAACGCCGGCCGACCATGCAGCATTGA
- the ric gene encoding iron-sulfur cluster repair di-iron protein: MDITCETTVADVATLHPATIKVFQQYHIDFCCGGKIPLADACARHGVNLETLLADLRAAMITPAETTQWEDATLTDLIAYIQQRYHVPLRTELGRLSAMLTTVVSRHGERLPEVLVPLQATFERFQYDLIDHMHKEDNVLFPAITALEAAHNAGESPGGRWTGIDQPIQVMEAEHEAAGVALATLREITRGYAPPEDACPTFRGLYHGLAELERDMHIHVHLENNILFPRATQLAHVT, encoded by the coding sequence ATGGATATCACATGCGAGACCACCGTCGCCGATGTGGCGACCCTCCACCCGGCCACCATCAAGGTCTTTCAGCAGTATCACATTGATTTCTGCTGTGGAGGCAAGATTCCGCTCGCTGACGCGTGCGCTCGCCACGGCGTCAACCTGGAGACGCTCCTGGCCGACTTGCGCGCAGCGATGATCACGCCCGCGGAGACCACCCAGTGGGAGGACGCGACGCTCACCGACCTCATCGCGTACATTCAACAGCGCTACCACGTTCCACTGCGAACCGAGCTGGGACGTCTCTCGGCCATGCTCACAACAGTCGTCAGCCGCCACGGCGAGCGCCTTCCAGAGGTCTTAGTGCCACTCCAGGCAACATTCGAGCGCTTCCAGTACGACCTGATCGATCACATGCACAAAGAAGACAACGTGCTCTTCCCAGCCATTACGGCGCTCGAAGCCGCGCACAACGCAGGCGAGAGCCCTGGTGGGAGATGGACCGGGATCGACCAGCCCATCCAGGTGATGGAGGCCGAGCATGAGGCGGCCGGTGTGGCCCTGGCGACGCTGCGGGAGATCACGCGGGGCTATGCGCCCCCGGAAGACGCGTGCCCAACGTTCCGCGGGCTCTACCACGGCCTGGCCGAGCTCGAGCGTGACATGCACATCCACGTGCACCTCGAGAACAACATCCTCTTCCCTCGCGCGACCCAGCTTGCACACGTGACGTGA